Proteins found in one Planococcus citri chromosome 2, ihPlaCitr1.1, whole genome shotgun sequence genomic segment:
- the LOC135834312 gene encoding uncharacterized protein LOC135834312, translating to MSFICDNCGKSFSRFFNLQRHCKNAHDIILQTQKNNNKEKEPEKHANPNKSSESYSCPIQECDFVGNKTKNFDLHFTNDHPNLEIDKKEMSFQNVEEFMTWKSSVEKQNKCRFVIHTGRTAKYEYYYCHRSGRFTSERTGKRFLKTQGSCKFGSYCPAKICAKISDCGKFNVTFVSTHVGHQHDVAHLTISPNTKKQLAQKMLLKIPDNVIIEDIQESVTDDIQRVHLLTKQDLYNIRREFKIPIDDSKKDENDAISVDLLVQQLRKNDAAGAQSLLIEEITEMIKTLEDNTYFTNELIKLKNHFLLKNSAVQIPVLMSKPTDGEKKTKIQKKADSSSNIIPQRRLYSTKKKTTSKRKKIIKKPTLAEKAAVSSVNFLIPSLQGPQKTGNVILLSQKDVNE from the exons ATGTCATTCATTTGTGATAATTGTGGTAAATCTTTCTCGCGATTCTTTAACTTGCAAAGACACTGTAAAAATGCTCATGATATAATTCTTCAAACTCAGAAGAACAATAATAAAGAGAAAGAACCTGAAAAACATGCAAACCCAAATAAATCATCGGAATCTTACTCATGCCCGATCCAAGAGTGTGATTTTGTGGgcaataaaaccaaaaattttgatttacattttacaaATGATCACCCGAACCTAGAAATTGATAAGAAAgaaatgagttttcaaaatgtggAAGAGTTtatg acctggaaatcTTCGGTGGAGAAACAGAATAAGTGTCGATTCGTTATTCATACTGGACGAACAGCGAAGTATGAATATTATTACTGCCATCGGTCAGGTCGATTTACGAGTGAACGCACAggaaaacgatttttgaaaacccaagGTTCATGTAAATTTGGTTCTTATTGTCCTGCCAAGATTTGTGCTAAAATATCGGATTGTGGGAAGTTCAACGTCACATTTGTTTCTACTCATGTAGGGCACCAACACGATGTGGCCCATTTGACCATATCTCCCAATACTAAGAAGcaattagctcaaaaaatgttgctaaaaaTTCCTGATAATGTTATTATCGAAGATATCCAAGAATCTGTGACCGATGACATTCAACGAGTACATTTATTGACCAAACAAGATCTGTACAACATTCGTCGCGAATTTAAAATTCCCATTGATGATTCGAAAAAAGATGAGAATGATGCCATTAGCGTTGACTTACTAGTACAGCAACTGCGGAAAAATGACGCAGCCGGAGCGCAATCATTATTAATCGAAGAAATCACGGAAATGATAAAAACGCTGGAAGATAACACGTACTTTACCAATGAATTGATCAAGTTGAAAAAccatttcttgttgaaaaactCTGCTGTACAAATACCTGTTCTGATGTCGAAGCCAACGGATGGTGAAAAgaagacaaaaattcaaaagaaagcCGATAGCAGTTCAAATATTATTCCTCAGCGCCGACTGTACTCTACtaagaaaaaaaccacatctaaacgtaaaaaaattatcaaaaagccaACGTTGGCAGAAAAAGCTGCTGTTTCTtccgtaaattttttaattccgtCACTTCAAGGACCGCAGAAGACTGGAAACGTAATTTTGCTAAGTCAGAAAGAtgtgaatgaatga
- the ND-24 gene encoding probable NADH dehydrogenase [ubiquinone] flavoprotein 2, mitochondrial, which translates to MHSLKKLSFLNNLAKNINSRCIQTTAIRGHDSLFVHRDTKENNLDVKFEFTAENQKRAEALMAIYPEGHKRAAMIPLLDLAQRQHGWLPISAMHKVAELLNLPKMRVYEVATFYTMFMRNPTGKYHVQVCTTTPCWLRGSDEILNCIKSKLNIEVGQTTKDGKFTLSEVECLGACVNAPMIQVNDDYYEDLTEKDVNEIIEDLKADKKPTPGPKSGRFACEPIDGLTSLTEEPYGPGFGVKPDL; encoded by the exons atgcaTAGTTTGAAGAAATTATCGTTCCTGAATAATTTG GCTAAAAATATAAACTCAAGATGTATACAGACAACTGCCATCAGAGGTCACGATTCCCTATTTGTC CATCGAGACACTAAAGAAAACAACCTAgatgtgaaattcgaattcacCGCCGAAAACCAAAAA AGAGCTGAAGCTCTAATGGCTATATACCCCGAAGGCCACAAACGAGCTGCCATGATTCCGTTACTAGATTTAGCTCAACGTCAACACGGTTGGTTACCAATATCCGCTATGCATAAGGTCGCCGAATTattgaatttaccaaaaatgagaGTCTACGAAGTAGCTACTTTTTACACCATGTTCATGAG AAATCCTACCGGTAAATACCACGTTCAAGTTTGCACCACTACTCCGTGCTGGTTACGAGGATCGGATGAAATATTAAACTGTATCAAATCTAAATTGAATATCGAAGTGGGTCAGACTACCAAAGATGGTAAATTCACGTTATCCGAAGTCGAATGTTTAGGTGCTTGTGTAAACGCACCCATGATTCAAGTCAACGATGATTACTAC GAAGATTTAACTGAAAAAGACGTCAACGAAATCATCGAAGATTTAAAAGCAGACAAGAAGCCTACTCCAGGCCCCAA AAGTGGAAGATTCGCCTGCGAACCAATCGACGGTCTTACCAGTCTAACCGAAGAACCTTACGGTCCTGGTTTCGGAGTAAAACCAGATCTCTAG
- the LOC135834314 gene encoding trimethylguanosine synthase-like, whose product MFGSLKRKLFFEETFSPKEKHTESNDGETEAIFVSSTIQRSESADTPVIDPVSEQQLVSHEDHSTSQPIDASDVVDRIQRAEKPAEIRNNPGYEKYWANRYKLFSKYDEGIKLDTAMWYSVTPEKIAKEHAERVARCGCSVVVDAFCGAGGNAIQFALTCKKVITTDIDPERIKLAKRNSEIYGVADRIEFMVGDFFEIASSLKADAVFLSPPWGGPPCLKYDVYSLSQIFEPYGGDRVYRAAKQISDRIIYFLPRNIDISELKALEPEGHVEIERIYLDDELFAINAYFGDWSKS is encoded by the exons ATGTTCGGATCCCTGAAAAGAAAGCTATTCTTTGAAGAAACGTTCTCTCCTAAAGAGAAACATACCGAATCAAACGATGGTGAAACTGAAGCTATTTTTGTATCTTCTACGATCCAACGCAG CGAATCGGCGGATACACCTGTTATCGATCCTGTCTCCGAACAGCAGCTTGTTAGTCACGAAGATCATTCCACTTCGCAGCCAATCGATGCTTCCGATGTAGTCGATAGAATTCAGCGAGCTGAAAAACCCGCAGAAATACGCAATAATCCTGGATACGAAAAGTATTGGGCAAATCGTTACAAATTGTTTTCCAAATACGACGAAGGAATCAAATTAGACACAG CAATGTGGTATTCGGTAACGCcggaaaaaattgccaaagaacACGCCGAACGTGTTGCCCGTTGTGGGTGTAGCGTTGTAGTCGACGCATTTTGTGGAGCCGGAGGAAACGCGATTCAATTCGCACTTACTTGCAAAAAAG TCATTACTACCGATATCGATCCGGAAAGAATAAAATTAGCTAAGCGTAATAGCGAAATTTACGGAGTTGCTGACAGAATAGAATTCATGGTAGGAGATTTCTTCGAAATAGCGTCGTCTCTGAAAGCGGATGCGGTTTTCCTGTCTCCTCCTTGGGGTGGTCCCCCTTGTCTGAAGTACGATGTTTATTCGTTGAGTCAGATTTTCGAACCGTACGGCGGTGATCGCGTTTACAGAGCTGCGAAACAAATCAGCGAtcgtataatttattttttacccaGAAATATCGATATATCGGAG tTAAAAGCATTGGAACCAGAAGGTcacgttgaaattgaaagaatttatcTCGACGACGAATTATTCGCCATTAACGCGTATTTTGGAGACTGGTCGAAGAGCTGA
- the LOC135834310 gene encoding trimethylguanosine synthase-like, with protein sequence MSATEDSSRTDETQSSKCEDNETLLNQKKRSNTSKKSRQKNRRKTPDSKHLSDDTGNVLPKCTNPANNLEAELNTDVNVTSESGERNTDENLIDSEVAENTSSSRFGCFGNMFRYLKRKIFWKRTPQSPQTKRARLNDDKTEANDSSVTTQSSTQINNDSVAIVTDTPVVDVVSEQQQQFVSHEDRTSAQSNDEEKLDTCDLVDEIQRAQKRNRKKKKKKKSQNKLEIDTDDIEKPEEIRNNVKLKKYWLNRYRLFSRYDEGIKLDAESWYSVTPEKISIEIARRCQCDVIIDAFCGAGGNTIQFAFVCERVIAIDIDPEKIKLAKHNAEIYGVAERIEFIVGDFFELAESLYADVVFLSPPWGGPSYNAVREFSLSQVMEPYGGERLYAVAKRISEHIAYFLPRNINIPEVTALEPEEYVKIDRNYLDNRLIAITAYFGDLVEDYGDEWND encoded by the exons ATGTCTGCGACAGAAGATTCATCCAGAACTGACGAAACCCAATCTTCGAAATGCGAAGACAATGAAACACTCTTGAACCAGAAAAAACGCTCTAATACATCgaa GAAATCCCGCCAAAAAAATCGCCGCAAAACACCGGACTCGAAGCATCTCAGTGATGAT ACTGGTAATGTTCTACCGAAGTGTACGAATCCGGCGAATAATCTCGAAGCTGAGCTAAACACCGATGTGAATGTTACGAGTGAATCCGGTGAACGTAATACTGATGAGAATTTAATCGATAGTGAAGTTGCAGAGAATACTTCGAGTTCTAG ATTTGGTTGTTTCGGTAACATGTTCAGATATCTGAAAAGGAAAATATTCTGGAAACGAACGCCGCAGTCTCCTCAAACGAAACGTGCCAGATTAAACGATGATAAAACCGAAGCGAACGACTCGTCTGTTACGACTCAATCATCGACTCAGATCAACAA CGATTCTGTAGCCATCGTTACTGATACGCCTGTAGTCGATGTCGTCTCcgaacaacaacaacagttCGTTAGTCACGAAGATCGTACGTCTGCGCAATCAAACGACGAAGAAAAACTCGATACTTGTGATCTAGTCGACGAAATTCAACGAGCTCAAAAACGTAATCgtaagaaaaagaagaagaagaaatcgcAGAATAAGTTGGAAATAGACACCGACGATATCGAAAAACCCGAAGAGATACGAAATAAcgtaaaattgaagaagtattgGTTGAATCGTTACAGATTATTTTCTAGATACGACGAAGGAATCAAATTAGACGCTG AAAGTTGGTATTCGGTGACGCCGGAAAAAATAAGCATAGAGATAGCTCGTCGTTGCCAATGCGACGTTATAATCGACGCATTTTGTGGAGCAGGAGGAAACACAATTCAATTCGCGTTCGTTTGCGAAAGAG TTATCGCTATCGACATAGATCCGGAGAAAATCAAACTAGCGAAGCATAACGCTGAAATTTACGGAGTTGCTGAAAGAATAGAATTCATCGTAGGAGATTTCTTCGAATTGGCCGAATCTTTGTACGCCGATGTGGTGTTTTTGTCTCCTCCTTGGGGTGGACCTTCTTACAACGCTGTTCGTGAGTTTTCACTCAGTCAGGTTATGGAACCGTACGGCGGAGAGCGTTTGTACGCGGTTGCTAAACGAATTAGCGAACATATCGCTTATTTTTTACCGAGAAATATTAATATACCGGAG GTGACTGCGCTGGAACCCGAAGAGTATGTTAAAATTGACCGGAACTATCTTGATAATAGGTTGATCGCGATTACAGCGTATTTTGGTGACTTGGTCGAGGATTACGGTGACGAATGGAATGATTGA